The proteins below are encoded in one region of Solanum stenotomum isolate F172 unplaced genomic scaffold, ASM1918654v1 scaffold19150, whole genome shotgun sequence:
- the LOC125850790 gene encoding peptidyl-prolyl cis-trans isomerase CYP22, which yields MASGGVGGGVVEWHLRPQVPKNPVVFFDVTIGNIPAGRIKMELFADITPKTAENFRQLCTGEFRKAGVPQGFKNCQFHRVIKDFMIQGGDFLKGDGSGCVSIYGSKFEDENFIAKHTGPGLLSMANSGPNTNGCQFFVSCAKCEWLDNKHVVFGRVVGDGLLVVRKIENVAVGANNKPKLACVIAECGEM from the exons ATGGCCTCTGGCGGCGTAGGAGGAGGGGTGGTAGAATGGCACCTAAGGCCACAAGTACCAAAAAATCCAGTTGTGTTTTTCGATGTAACAATCGGCAACATCCCTGCTGGTCGCATCAAGATGGAGCTCTTCGCCGATATTACTCCCAAAACTGCTGAGAATTTCAG GCAACTGTGCACGGGAGAATTTAG GAAAGCAGGAGTACCACAAGGCTTCAAGAATTGTCAGTTCCATAGGGTGATTAAGGACTTCATGATCCAAGGTGGTGATTTCCTAAAG GGAGATGGTAGTGGATGTGTTTCCATATATGGAAgcaagtttgaggatgaaaactTTATCGCCAAGCACACTGGCCCTGGCCTATTATCAATG GCAAATAGCGGACCAAACACTAATGGATGTCAG TTTTTTGTCTCATGTGCAAAGTGTGAGTGGCTCGACAACAAGCATGTTGTTTTTGGG CGTGTTGTTGGAGATGGTCTTTTAGTGGTCAGGAAGATTGAGAATGTGGCTGTTGGAGCAAACAACAAACCAAAGCTGGCATGCGTGATTGCTGAATGTGGAGAGATGTAA
- the LOC125850788 gene encoding sigma factor binding protein 2, chloroplastic-like, which translates to MIMNNKKQKRKNDHGSKKSDVKVVYISTPMKVKTSASRFRSLVQELTGRDSDIARIMETNGSITEYEDIHRERDDFNELPAKSSSLSPSPSPSSSSSLLLAKSSNSSPMSSESNNYFMEPNFDDLFNSQMEEQFLALLASSNYNLPPRSSDYSAEIDVLGSYDALL; encoded by the coding sequence ATGATAATGAATAACaagaaacaaaagagaaaaaacgaTCATGGATCGAAGAAGTCAGATGTCAAAGTTGTGTACATTTCTACTCCGATGAAAGTTAAGACAAGTGCCTCGAGATTTAGGTCACTTGTGCAAGAACTCACGGGACGGGACTCGGATATAGCGAGAATTATGGAGACTAATGGGTCGATAACGGAGTATGAAGATATTCATCGTGAACGCGATGATTTTAATGAACTTCCAGCAAAGTCGTCATCACTATCACCATCACCATCACCATCATCGTCATCGTCTTTGCTGCTAGCAAAATCATCTAATTCATCTCCTATGAGTTCAGaatctaataattattttatggagcctaattttgatgatttatttaacAGCCAAATGGAAGAACAATTCCTTGCTTTATTGGCTTCatcaaattataatttgccACCTAGAAGTAGTGATTATTCGGCTGAGATTGATGTACTTGGAAGCTATGATGCACTactttag